CCGTTGTCGGGTCAAGATTGTTTGCAAGAAGGAACTTTGAGTTAAAGTCCGAACCTGTTCCGCTTGAGAACGCAAGTGTATATGCAAGGTCAACTGCAAGACGGTTATACCTTCTCATTGACAGATAAAAATCCATTCCTCTTGCTATTGCAAAGTCATTATTTAAATATGTAGCAAAACCATTAGGAATCCTGTTTGCAGGTCCTTCAACTCTGCCTGCTCCGATAAGGTCTGTTGATTCCTTATAAAATGCAGTTATTCCCATGTCAATGTAATCACCTGCTAAATGGCGTAAGCCAATTTCATATTGTATAACCTTTGTCGGCTGAAGTGATGAGTTCTCTACAACATCCTGTAATGATGTAGATAGGAATCTTCTTAAAGTCTCTTTTGATACATAAAGAAGATTTAACTGAGGCATCTGAATCATCTTTCCATATTGCGCAATAAATATTGTTTTATCTGTAACAGGAAAAGAAAAGCCGAGACGCGGAGAAACTTCTATTGTAGGTTTTGATTGAACAAAATCATCGTCCGATGCAATTATACCATCGGGTCCTACCACATCATATGAAATATCTCTCAATACTTCATCGTTAACGTCAAGAAAGTCAACTCTGAAACCGCCATTAAAATTAAAATCTGAGAAACTGACTTTATCTCTTATATAAAAACCTCCCGTTAATGGATGTTTCTCCTGCGTGCCGTCTGATTGTGTTCCGGTTGTTATAAGAGTGCCGGATGGTGCATCAACAATTTCATACCCATACGAGCTTAAAGAACCTTGATTGGTTCCGTACCATCTGTCTTTTGCGTCAACGGTCAAATCAGCTAAAGGACTCGGGAAGACAGTCATCTTTCTTAATGTATTGTATTTATATTCCATTCCAAATTTTACTTCATGGTCACCGTAATCTTTTGTTAACTTTGTCCATGTAGCATCAATTTTACCGCCGATATAACTTATGTCAAGTTTTTGATAAAGGTTTCTTACGGTTCCGTATGTTGCAAACAACGATGCAAGATTCGGATCTAATCCACCGAATGAACCCTGAACGGTGGCGGCAGGATTGTAGTTTGTGTCTCCGTATAAATAAACATTGTCACCAAATAACGGGTCATACTCTTCATTATAATATTTAAAATATGATGCCTGAATCTCATAGAAAAAATTTTCTGTTATTTCATGAGACATTCTTCCATAAAATTGATAATCATTATTATCCTGTACACCGTTTCTGTGAGAATTGGTTGTTAATGCTCCTGTTATAGGGTCAAGCGCTATTACATTAGAAGTAGAAAATACACGTTGCGTTGAATTTACAATGGATGCACCGAACCTGAAATTAATCGGAATACCGGAATCTTTTATTTCTTTTAAATTGACATTTAATCTTCCATTGTAAGAATAAGATGAAAATTCATCGTTATGAACCTCTCCACCCGGAAATAATTTTGGTAAATTATTAAATGCCCATGAAGGACCATTAATTCTGTTAAAAGCTCTTTCAAAGCTTCCGTAAAAGTTAAGAACCTTTGACAAGCCTTGTGATGGAATCACCGGACCACCAAAAGTAACATTATATAAATTGTAACCTTGCTTCCGGGTATTGCCGATTTTTGTTATTAATTCATCTGTGATAGCTTCTACCGAACCGGTATAATAATCAGTGCCGGATTTTGTTGTAACATTTACAACAGTGGTGAGATTACCATATTCAGCACTAACGCCGCCTGTAATAACCGCAATTTCATTTATAAGTGAGTTAGGAACACTTGCTCTGGTTGAACCGTCTAACAAATTTGTTGTAGGATTTCCATCAACATAATAAACGGTTTCATTTGTTCTTCCTCCTCTTATATTAACCGCACCTCCGCGCTCGTCCTGAACAGTAGATATAGAATTTGCAATAATATTTTGGAGGCCGTGAACACCTTTGTGTTCAATCTGTTCACTTGAATAGGTTATACCCGTTTGGTTAACGTCGCGGATATCTCTTTCAGCGGTTACATTTATCGGACCAATTTCAATTCCTTCAGGAACCATTACTAATTTTAATTTAGTAATTTGATTTGCAGTTACCCTGACATTTTGAGTTATCAGCGAATCGAAACCAATAAATGTTGTTATTAAATTATATGTACCGGCATCAAGATTCTGAAGAAGAAATTCTCCATTATCATCCGATGCGGTAGCATTCTGAGAACCCTGGATTTTAACTATTGCACCCGTTAAAGGCTCGCCGTTGTCATCCGAAATTGTCCCGCTTATGCTTCCAGTTGCTTGTGCGCGCAAAAGTGAGGGTAGAAGAACAAATAGCAGGAGAAATTGAAACAATATGTATGTTTTGTTTTTCATTTTTTCTCCTTTGTTATTTTTAGTTGGTAGAAAAAAAATAACCCTCATAAAAAACTACATTTTATGAGGGTTACAGTAAGTTTAAAAGAACAAAAATAAAAAAACTATTTTACCAGCATCATCTTTTTAATGTCTTTGAAATCACCTGCAGAGATGGAATAGAAATATAAACCGCTTGCAAGCCGTGATGCGTCAAAAGTTATATTTTGAATGCCGGCATCCTGAGTAGCATTAACTAATGATGCTACTTCTTTTCCTAATACGTTATAAACTTTTAGCGTAACAAATTCTTTACGCGGAAGGTTATACGTTATGGTTGTAGATGGATTAAACGGATTCGGATAATTTTGTAACAACTTATAATCATTCAGGTTTGTAATGCTGTTGGAAATATTAGTTGTTGCCATCGTCATTTTCCTGTATATCAATGTGTTTCTTGTCGGTGGCATCAGCAAACCTGTTCCGTTAAAGGAAGACGGACCATCACCCGGGTCTTTCATATATGACATATTAAGTGTATGAGTCAAAGCAGTTGTTCCCAGGTTCCATTGTGAAATTGACGGGAATCCTTCATCGATTGTCGGAGTATTGGTGATTCTTACCGGCTCAGACCAGTTAGTGCCGTTATTTGTTGAATACATGTAAAATACATCTCTTGTGTTCCATCCGCGTGCTCCTGTATCTGAAGTAACTACATCAAATGAACAGTATAAAGCGCTGCCGTCTTCTGACCATCCGAGTTTTGGGTGGTCAATTGGATATTGGAATGCCCATGTTTGTGTATATGTTCTTGCCATCATCGGAAGATTTACTGTATCTGCAATCACCTGGGTTGAAGTAACTGTATTACCTGTACCTTTTATTAAGAACAATCTTGTCTTTGCAAATAAACCGTCGGCTGTTCCTGAAGCAACCCAGACCCAATCGTTTGTTCCCGGTTTGAAAGTTAAATCATGTCCGCCCGCAATATAAACTGTATCCTGATTTCCGTTTTCAAGGAAAGGAGTAAATATATCGAATGCTTCTCCAAAAGTTGCAGCATTGTCTGTAGAAATTTTCATGTGCACTATCGGACTCTCGAATACATCCATTTCTTGTTCGGGATTTGCAATCATTCCGACTGTCCCGTTATTATTGTCAGCTACATTAAATGCCATGTTACTGAATGCTACACCGCCTGCATAAGGAGGAGTGGCAATCCAGAAAACTTGTTTCGGACCAAGCGACGTTCCATTCCATATGCAGTAATATAAAGTATCATTTTGTGCGCCTGATGTTGACGATTGAGGTCTTGACAGCATTATTACATTGCCGTTACTTAATACGGAAATCTGCGGCCAGATAGCACTCGGTGCCTGCGCAAGATATTCTGTGAAAGAACCTAACCCCGGAAAAGCATCAACATATAAATTCGCATTTAAAATTGCGCCCGGTTGGCTATGATTTGCAATAATTGCTGAACCGTCTGATTTCAGTGCAAGAACTCCATAACCTGCTCTGATTCCCGGAACATTATCGGCAAATGACCATACAACCCCGCCGTCCAGTGAAAATGCATATTTTATTCTTCTGGATGTTACACCTGTAGCATCCACAGAATCTGCCTGCATGTCGATAACGTGAAACGCTAATGGGTTTGCAGGGTCCTGCTGTATATAATGATTTGACTCACCATTTGTTTTGTAATCATAAAATCCGGAAATTGAAGTCGCAATTTCAGGTCCTATTATAACATCGCCTTGAACGAATCCGGCAGCTAATTCCGTAACAAATGGAGGACCTAAAGGGGTTCTGTTGATTGGAATAAGACTGATGCTGCCATTATCATCCTGCATTCTTTGTACCTGGTTTCTTTGAACCCTGTCTATGGATTGTGCATTTACCATATTTGAAAAAATAATTAAAAAACAAATCAGGAAAGTATAAATCCCCTTCATTTTTTTTGCTCCTTTACATTTAATTTTGTTATTGACTTTTAAATAAAATAACCTGAATTTGCTAATACAAAGGGCTCAGGTGTAAAGTAAGAAAAACCATTCTATGGTTTGTTCCTTCCTTAATCTTACCTGGCGGGGTATAATTTAATTAAGCACCTGATGCCCTTCCTTTTTAAACTATCACCCTTAATATTCCAGATAATTAAGAACGAAACTAAATTCTACTTTAGTTTTATTTAATTGTCGTCATTATTTAATTAACGTCATTTTCTTTATATCGTTCAAATAAGCCGAGCTTATTTTATAAAAATAAATTCCGCTTGCAAGATTACTTCCGTCAAACTGGATTTCATTATTACCCGCTGTAAAAAATTGGTTGTCAGCCAAAACCGCAACTTCTTCACCGCTTATGTTGTACACTTTCAATGTAACATTTAGTGAAACTGGTAAATCAAAACTA
The DNA window shown above is from Ignavibacteria bacterium and carries:
- a CDS encoding carboxypeptidase-like regulatory domain-containing protein, whose product is MKNKTYILFQFLLLFVLLPSLLRAQATGSISGTISDDNGEPLTGAIVKIQGSQNATASDDNGEFLLQNLDAGTYNLITTFIGFDSLITQNVRVTANQITKLKLVMVPEGIEIGPINVTAERDIRDVNQTGITYSSEQIEHKGVHGLQNIIANSISTVQDERGGAVNIRGGRTNETVYYVDGNPTTNLLDGSTRASVPNSLINEIAVITGGVSAEYGNLTTVVNVTTKSGTDYYTGSVEAITDELITKIGNTRKQGYNLYNVTFGGPVIPSQGLSKVLNFYGSFERAFNRINGPSWAFNNLPKLFPGGEVHNDEFSSYSYNGRLNVNLKEIKDSGIPINFRFGASIVNSTQRVFSTSNVIALDPITGALTTNSHRNGVQDNNDYQFYGRMSHEITENFFYEIQASYFKYYNEEYDPLFGDNVYLYGDTNYNPAATVQGSFGGLDPNLASLFATYGTVRNLYQKLDISYIGGKIDATWTKLTKDYGDHEVKFGMEYKYNTLRKMTVFPSPLADLTVDAKDRWYGTNQGSLSSYGYEIVDAPSGTLITTGTQSDGTQEKHPLTGGFYIRDKVSFSDFNFNGGFRVDFLDVNDEVLRDISYDVVGPDGIIASDDDFVQSKPTIEVSPRLGFSFPVTDKTIFIAQYGKMIQMPQLNLLYVSKETLRRFLSTSLQDVVENSSLQPTKVIQYEIGLRHLAGDYIDMGITAFYKESTDLIGAGRVEGPANRIPNGFATYLNNDFAIARGMDFYLSMRRYNRLAVDLAYTLAFSSGTGSDFNSKFLLANNLDPTTGQTLPRFVYPLDYDQRHTGSVNLDYRFIGDDAPSGWAGSVLQNFGINLLFTFNSGRPYQRKQPSTSATGTGVGELPLSSKNEVYTDWRYRVDLRIDKTVDIWKTSLNFNIYVINLLNSEIINAVYPSTGTPNDNGFLQTPTGASRYETNAFFREYWQERISVRGNWGPPR
- a CDS encoding T9SS type A sorting domain-containing protein; this encodes MVNAQSIDRVQRNQVQRMQDDNGSISLIPINRTPLGPPFVTELAAGFVQGDVIIGPEIATSISGFYDYKTNGESNHYIQQDPANPLAFHVIDMQADSVDATGVTSRRIKYAFSLDGGVVWSFADNVPGIRAGYGVLALKSDGSAIIANHSQPGAILNANLYVDAFPGLGSFTEYLAQAPSAIWPQISVLSNGNVIMLSRPQSSTSGAQNDTLYYCIWNGTSLGPKQVFWIATPPYAGGVAFSNMAFNVADNNNGTVGMIANPEQEMDVFESPIVHMKISTDNAATFGEAFDIFTPFLENGNQDTVYIAGGHDLTFKPGTNDWVWVASGTADGLFAKTRLFLIKGTGNTVTSTQVIADTVNLPMMARTYTQTWAFQYPIDHPKLGWSEDGSALYCSFDVVTSDTGARGWNTRDVFYMYSTNNGTNWSEPVRITNTPTIDEGFPSISQWNLGTTALTHTLNMSYMKDPGDGPSSFNGTGLLMPPTRNTLIYRKMTMATTNISNSITNLNDYKLLQNYPNPFNPSTTITYNLPRKEFVTLKVYNVLGKEVASLVNATQDAGIQNITFDASRLASGLYFYSISAGDFKDIKKMMLVK